Proteins from one Mus pahari chromosome 18, PAHARI_EIJ_v1.1, whole genome shotgun sequence genomic window:
- the Lst1 gene encoding leukocyte-specific transcript 1 protein isoform X2, giving the protein MTMGSGDNCRSNKFYYLLYGSLGLGGLLLLLVIILLTCLCRFSRRVKRLERNAQVSGQEPHYASLQQLPVSSSDITDMKEDPSTDYACIARNTAT; this is encoded by the exons ATGACAATGGGATCTGGTGACAATTGCAGAAGCA ATAAATTCTATTACCTGCTCTATGGGAGCCTGGGACTGGgagggctcctcctcctccttgtcatcATCCTGTTGACCTGCCTGTGCCGGTTCAGTCGGAGAG tgaaGAGACTGGAAAGGAAT GCTCAGGTCTCAGGGCAGGAGCCCCACTATGCATCTCTCCAGCAGCTGCCGGTGTCCAGTAGTGATATCACAGACATGAAAGAAGACCCCAGCACTGACTATGCCTGCATCGCCAGGAACACAGCCACTTGA
- the Ncr3 gene encoding LOW QUALITY PROTEIN: natural cytotoxicity triggering receptor 3 (The sequence of the model RefSeq protein was modified relative to this genomic sequence to represent the inferred CDS: deleted 3 bases in 3 codons; substituted 1 base at 1 genomic stop codon), producing the protein MAKVLLVIFIMVYPGDCALWVSQPPEIHVQKGTTASLPCSFNASRGKPAIGSVTWYQDKVTLGMELSNVTPGFRGCLASFSVSLWFIGDHKVGLLIQDTQSHDAGIYVCRVEVLGLGVGTGDRTLLLMEKGPPQQASNTEQEAHTGILLWAGFXALSFLSVATGSPTIYYQGRCPCHMENMATPPAASEN; encoded by the exons GTGCTCTCTGGGTGTCTCAGCCCCCCGAGATTCATGTGCAGAAGGGCACtactgcctccctgccctgctccttcaATGCCAGCCGAGGAAAACCGGCCATTGGCTCTGTCACATGGTACCAAGACAAAGTAACCCTGGGGATGGAGTTGAGCAACGTGACCCCAGGGTTCAGAGGCTGCTTGgcctccttttctgtttca ttgtgGTTCATTGGGGACCACAAAGTAGGGCTGCTCATACAGGACACCCAAAGCCATGATGCC GGAATCTATGTGTGTAGGGTGGAGGTGCTAGGCCTGGGCGTTGGGACGGGAGACAGGACTCTGCTGCTGATGGAGAAAG GGCCTCCTCAGCAAGCCTCCAACACAGAGCAAGAGGCTCACACAGGTATCCTTCTCTGGGCTGGATTCTAAGCCCTCAGCTTTCTCTCTGTGGCCACGGGCAGC CCTACCATCTATTACCAGGGGAGAT GTCCTTGTCACATGGAAAACATGGCCACTCCTCCTGCAGCCTCTGAGAATTGA
- the Lst1 gene encoding leukocyte-specific transcript 1 protein isoform X1, producing the protein MTMGSGDNCRSKILLPDKFYYLLYGSLGLGGLLLLLVIILLTCLCRFSRRVKRLERNAQVSGQEPHYASLQQLPVSSSDITDMKEDPSTDYACIARNTAT; encoded by the exons ATGACAATGGGATCTGGTGACAATTGCAGAAGCA AGATACTCCTTCCAGATAAATTCTATTACCTGCTCTATGGGAGCCTGGGACTGGgagggctcctcctcctccttgtcatcATCCTGTTGACCTGCCTGTGCCGGTTCAGTCGGAGAG tgaaGAGACTGGAAAGGAAT GCTCAGGTCTCAGGGCAGGAGCCCCACTATGCATCTCTCCAGCAGCTGCCGGTGTCCAGTAGTGATATCACAGACATGAAAGAAGACCCCAGCACTGACTATGCCTGCATCGCCAGGAACACAGCCACTTGA